One Bdellovibrio bacteriovorus str. Tiberius DNA segment encodes these proteins:
- a CDS encoding GNAT family N-acetyltransferase has translation MTTEYEFKTITTTETLPIRQRVLKPHLRAEECVNPGDDLPTTFHFGLFISGKLVSVATFIQESHPAFSAGYPYRLRGMATDDSYRGQGLGQKLVRFGVEELKSRRCDLVWFNARIKAFPFYERLGFSFYGPLFDIKDIGPHKTMYKHLIPR, from the coding sequence ATGACGACAGAGTACGAATTCAAAACCATCACCACCACCGAGACTCTTCCTATCCGTCAAAGAGTTCTTAAGCCTCATCTGCGCGCCGAAGAATGCGTGAATCCGGGAGACGATCTTCCGACCACGTTCCACTTCGGCCTTTTTATTTCCGGAAAACTTGTTTCTGTCGCGACTTTCATCCAGGAATCACATCCTGCGTTTTCTGCCGGCTATCCTTATCGCCTGCGGGGCATGGCCACGGATGACAGCTATCGCGGCCAGGGCCTGGGACAAAAGCTTGTGCGCTTTGGTGTAGAAGAATTAAAAAGCCGCCGCTGCGACCTGGTGTGGTTCAATGCGCGCATCAAGGCTTTTCCATTCTATGAAAGACTCGGATTTTCATTCTACGGACCGCTGTTTGATATCAAGGATATCGGTCCCCATAAAACCATGTACAAGCATCTTATTCCCCGTTAA
- a CDS encoding HNH endonuclease, protein MMHMSSLRSLLLNSSYEPMQVVGWQKALVLWFQGKVEILEYHSAFARSVQRRFQLPSVLRLKTYVRPRTAGAVRFCRENVYIRDNYTCQYCGTKLAAKLLTLDHVVPASHNGPKNWTNVVSACRDCNQRKANRTPRTANMPLLSEPRAPSWLPTLQLEIGEDHVPPDWTPYLRLNTG, encoded by the coding sequence ATGATGCACATGTCCTCGCTGAGGTCTTTGTTGCTCAACTCTAGCTACGAGCCAATGCAGGTCGTAGGTTGGCAAAAAGCCTTGGTATTGTGGTTTCAGGGAAAAGTGGAGATATTGGAATATCACTCTGCGTTTGCCCGGTCGGTACAACGAAGGTTTCAGCTGCCCAGTGTTCTGCGGCTGAAGACGTATGTACGACCCCGGACCGCCGGAGCCGTCCGATTCTGCCGGGAAAACGTTTATATCCGCGATAATTATACCTGCCAGTACTGCGGCACCAAACTCGCCGCCAAGCTCCTTACTCTTGATCACGTTGTTCCCGCCTCCCATAATGGTCCGAAAAACTGGACCAACGTTGTTTCCGCCTGCCGGGACTGCAATCAAAGAAAAGCAAACCGAACACCCCGCACTGCCAATATGCCTTTACTGAGTGAACCCCGTGCCCCATCATGGTTGCCAACACTGCAACTGGAAATCGGCGAGGATCACGTGCCTCCCGACTGGACGCCCTATTTAAGACTGAATACCGGATGA
- a CDS encoding FKBP-type peptidyl-prolyl cis-trans isomerase — translation MKRVLAFNYVLKGPDGTVLDASERNQPLPFLEGAGQIIPKLEEEIKDLQEGDKKTVKLAAKDAYGEVKDNMFMDVPKAELAHLPQLEIGAHLRLELGQGAHIVRVTKITDESVTLDGNHPLAGQDLEFAIEMVLIREATAEEVLHGHPHGLHGNSGH, via the coding sequence ATGAAAAGAGTTCTGGCATTTAACTACGTTCTTAAAGGACCTGACGGCACTGTATTGGACGCTTCCGAGCGCAACCAACCGCTTCCTTTCCTGGAAGGCGCGGGTCAAATCATTCCTAAACTTGAAGAAGAAATCAAAGACCTGCAAGAGGGCGATAAAAAAACTGTGAAGCTGGCAGCGAAAGACGCTTACGGCGAAGTTAAAGACAACATGTTCATGGACGTTCCTAAAGCAGAACTTGCGCACCTTCCACAATTGGAAATCGGCGCTCACTTGCGTTTGGAATTGGGTCAAGGCGCACACATCGTACGCGTGACAAAAATCACTGACGAATCAGTTACTTTGGATGGCAATCACCCATTGGCTGGTCAGGATCTTGAATTTGCAATTGAGATGGTTTTGATTCGTGAGGCGACGGCGGAAGAGGTACTACACGGACACCCCCACGGACTCCACGGCAATAGTGGTCACTAA
- a CDS encoding YajQ family cyclic di-GMP-binding protein yields the protein MPSFDIVSEIDVQEVDNAVNQARKEIEARYDFKGSKAELQWDKKEMVLMAEDEYKVGAMASILQTKLHRRGIDIKAIKFEKIEEAGGRMLRQKVTLVQGIDREIAKDIIKLIKDSKLKVQPQVADDKLKVTSKSIDELQECISLVRGGNFPLPLQFNNMRA from the coding sequence ATGCCTTCGTTTGATATTGTTTCTGAGATTGATGTTCAGGAAGTGGACAATGCTGTAAATCAGGCGCGTAAAGAGATTGAAGCTCGTTACGATTTCAAAGGCAGTAAGGCTGAGCTTCAGTGGGATAAAAAAGAAATGGTCCTGATGGCAGAGGATGAATACAAAGTTGGTGCCATGGCCAGCATCCTGCAAACAAAACTTCACCGTCGTGGGATTGATATCAAGGCGATTAAATTCGAAAAGATCGAAGAGGCCGGTGGCAGAATGCTTCGCCAAAAGGTCACTTTGGTACAGGGAATTGACCGCGAGATCGCTAAGGATATCATTAAATTGATTAAGGATTCCAAGCTGAAGGTTCAGCCGCAGGTTGCTGACGATAAACTGAAAGTGACGTCAAAAAGTATTGATGAACTTCAGGAATGCATCAGTCTGGTGCGTGGTGGGAACTTCCCTCTTCCCTTACAATTTAATAATATGCGCGCTTAA
- a CDS encoding RNA recognition motif domain-containing protein, whose translation MAKKLYVGNLPYSVDDEALHQHFAQFGAVDSAKVIMDRETGRSKGFGFVEMTDDSAADQAIERGNGIELGGRPINISEARPQAPREGGPRRGGFGGGRGGGGGERRGGFGGGGRGGPR comes from the coding sequence GTGGCTAAGAAACTTTATGTAGGCAACTTGCCTTACTCTGTAGACGATGAGGCACTTCATCAACACTTCGCACAGTTCGGTGCGGTAGATTCAGCAAAAGTGATCATGGATAGAGAAACTGGTCGCTCTAAAGGCTTCGGCTTTGTAGAGATGACTGATGACTCTGCTGCTGATCAAGCTATCGAAAGAGGCAACGGTATTGAGTTGGGCGGTCGTCCTATCAATATCTCTGAGGCTCGTCCTCAGGCTCCTCGCGAAGGCGGTCCACGTCGTGGCGGCTTCGGTGGTGGTCGCGGCGGTGGCGGCGGCGAAAGACGTGGTGGATTCGGCGGCGGTGGTCGCGGTGGTCCTCGCTAA
- a CDS encoding arylesterase, protein MRPFLFLLILLCSSFSFAQKKLIVLGDSLTEGYGVAKEAAFPAVLEKKLHASGKKEWTIINAGVSGSTTASGLSRMKWVFKSKPDVVLLALGANDGLRGLKVEDSEKHLAQSIEYAQSQKVKVILGGLYMPPNYGKDYTDKFKKMYESLAKKYKLTFIPFILDKVAGNPKYNLADGIHPNEEGHKIIADNVFSVLKGAL, encoded by the coding sequence ATGAGACCTTTTTTATTTCTCCTCATTCTTCTTTGCAGCTCTTTTTCCTTCGCACAAAAAAAACTGATCGTCCTGGGTGATTCGCTCACCGAAGGATATGGTGTTGCCAAAGAGGCGGCGTTTCCGGCCGTCCTTGAAAAGAAACTTCACGCGTCTGGCAAAAAAGAATGGACCATCATCAATGCCGGGGTCAGTGGTTCCACCACGGCGTCAGGTCTTAGCCGTATGAAGTGGGTCTTTAAATCAAAACCAGATGTCGTATTGCTGGCGCTGGGGGCGAACGATGGTTTGCGCGGTCTGAAGGTCGAAGACAGTGAAAAACATCTGGCCCAGTCCATCGAATATGCGCAATCTCAGAAAGTAAAAGTCATCTTGGGTGGTTTGTATATGCCGCCGAATTACGGCAAAGACTATACCGATAAATTCAAAAAAATGTACGAGTCGCTTGCTAAGAAATACAAGCTGACCTTCATTCCGTTCATCCTGGACAAGGTGGCGGGAAATCCAAAATACAATCTGGCCGACGGGATTCATCCCAACGAAGAAGGTCATAAGATAATCGCAGACAATGTGTTTTCAGTTCTAAAGGGGGCGTTGTGA
- a CDS encoding ABC transporter ATP-binding protein: MSLILKDVKKGFLQGESEIQVLKGLNVTIEPGQVVSVVGQSGSGKSTLLSILAGLERADSGEILVDKINLTPMSEQQMTLFRAQNIAVVFQQYHLIAHLTAVENVMLALEILKMENPKARAEEALTELGLGHRLNHFPSQLSGGECQRVAIARALVVKPKILLADEPSGNLDIHTGDKVMDVFFDVVRKHKITTLLVTHSEALAKKCERTLRLDEGQLKEA, from the coding sequence GTGAGTTTGATCCTGAAAGATGTTAAAAAAGGTTTCCTGCAAGGGGAGTCCGAGATTCAGGTGCTAAAAGGCCTTAACGTCACTATCGAGCCAGGACAGGTCGTTTCTGTCGTGGGTCAGTCCGGCAGTGGCAAGTCCACGCTGCTTTCAATTCTGGCGGGTCTTGAGCGCGCTGACAGCGGCGAGATTCTGGTTGATAAGATCAACCTGACCCCGATGAGCGAGCAGCAGATGACTTTGTTCCGCGCCCAGAACATCGCGGTCGTCTTTCAGCAGTATCACCTGATCGCGCATTTGACTGCGGTCGAAAACGTGATGCTGGCACTGGAAATTCTGAAAATGGAAAATCCCAAAGCCCGTGCCGAGGAAGCTCTGACCGAGCTGGGCCTGGGGCATCGTTTGAATCACTTCCCAAGTCAGCTAAGCGGCGGGGAGTGTCAGCGTGTCGCGATTGCGCGTGCACTGGTGGTGAAGCCGAAAATTCTGCTGGCGGATGAGCCAAGCGGAAACCTGGATATCCACACGGGCGACAAGGTCATGGATGTGTTCTTTGATGTGGTTCGCAAACACAAAATCACCACGTTACTTGTCACTCACAGTGAAGCTTTGGCGAAAAAATGTGAACGTACTTTGCGCCTTGATGAAGGCCAGCTGAAGGAAGCCTAA
- a CDS encoding ABC transporter permease: protein MIFRLACRELLRSWRFGLFFIFNLSLGLTGFVSLQAFNVALETEIQANAKSILSADLAVAARRELTEDEARKMREVVPAGATEGKIYEFFAMLSSSKGSRLVLVKAVDQAYPFYGELDLESGRQITAGSDNKDILSAPKAWIYPELKSQLGLDVGDEIQLGQLKLNISDVVKKDATQTFRMASLAPRIFVNRELLPQSGLLQYGSTFSLAHLFKLPDTTDHKLVRDQLYNVLTDPQINVETPETAGEDSGRQLGYLSDYLGLVAIVALFMSALGAAYIYRLFLSTRMKEIAILRTLGLQSGQAVSVYILQASMLGLLATIPTMLFSLLVLPLLSKLLANFTPFDLSPTVTPEAFFICLLMAVFGSFVVSIPFLMKIFDLRAAKLFSEEKFAVGEGQRRYWTFLPCVALFYFLSVYQAHSWKIGSLFVGSMVAVVLALLLIGYGTVKMAGWIRGLNRWFLKFSFLSLSRRAGASLAIFVALGLGALLINILPQLKNSLQAEFQLDANSKIPSLFMFDIQDEQWTGLEKILADREVKPLGRSPLVRARILKVNDQDYERKLDTQGFKTREEEREARFRNRGMNLSFREGLSDSEIMIDGRPFSGPFDPEKQKRAELSVETRFADRMGFKIGDVLVFDVQGVEVEGEIINLRKVKWTSFQPNFFIMVQNGVLNEAPKSWIAAIPFLPEQQRSELQNAIAKEFSNVSVIDVVRTVDDVLKTAEKMSWSLELMAGLALLTGYIVLFSIVRSQIKLRRWELNMLKILGASWGEVASFILTEFAFLAFIASFFGAALSVVVSFALNTFIFESDFKFSLVQPLLSVLIITTLSLVISFLASLDIVRESALSILREEK from the coding sequence ATGATTTTCAGACTTGCTTGCCGGGAGCTTCTGCGCAGCTGGCGTTTCGGGCTCTTTTTCATATTCAATTTAAGTCTTGGTCTGACGGGCTTTGTGTCCCTGCAGGCCTTCAACGTGGCGCTGGAAACTGAAATCCAGGCCAATGCTAAATCCATTCTTTCTGCCGATCTTGCCGTGGCCGCGCGCCGCGAACTGACTGAAGATGAAGCCAGGAAAATGCGTGAAGTGGTTCCAGCCGGTGCTACCGAAGGCAAAATCTATGAATTCTTTGCGATGCTTAGTTCGTCCAAGGGTTCAAGATTGGTTTTGGTCAAAGCCGTCGATCAGGCTTATCCGTTTTACGGGGAGCTGGATCTTGAATCCGGCCGCCAGATCACCGCGGGCAGTGACAACAAAGATATTCTTTCAGCACCCAAAGCGTGGATTTATCCCGAACTGAAATCCCAACTGGGACTTGATGTGGGTGACGAAATTCAGCTGGGTCAGTTGAAACTTAATATTTCTGATGTGGTGAAGAAAGATGCGACTCAGACTTTCCGCATGGCAAGTCTTGCACCCAGAATTTTTGTGAACCGCGAGCTTTTGCCGCAGTCGGGGCTTTTACAGTACGGAAGCACGTTCTCGCTGGCGCACTTGTTTAAGCTGCCAGACACCACGGATCACAAGCTGGTGCGTGATCAGCTTTACAATGTTCTGACTGATCCACAGATCAATGTTGAAACCCCTGAAACAGCGGGTGAAGATTCCGGTCGTCAGCTGGGTTATTTATCAGACTATCTGGGCCTGGTTGCGATCGTGGCCCTGTTTATGTCGGCGCTGGGGGCGGCCTACATCTATCGTCTGTTCCTATCCACGCGTATGAAAGAAATCGCCATCTTGCGCACCCTGGGTTTGCAAAGTGGCCAGGCGGTCAGCGTTTACATCCTGCAGGCCTCGATGCTGGGATTGTTGGCCACCATTCCGACAATGCTGTTTAGTTTGTTGGTTTTGCCTTTGCTAAGTAAGCTGCTTGCGAACTTCACTCCGTTTGATCTAAGCCCGACGGTGACACCGGAAGCGTTTTTCATCTGCCTGTTGATGGCGGTGTTTGGCAGCTTCGTGGTCAGTATCCCGTTCCTGATGAAGATCTTTGATCTGCGTGCGGCGAAACTGTTCAGTGAAGAAAAGTTTGCCGTGGGCGAGGGCCAGCGTCGTTATTGGACGTTCCTGCCTTGTGTGGCTTTGTTCTATTTCCTTTCTGTGTATCAGGCGCATTCCTGGAAAATCGGCAGCTTGTTTGTCGGTTCGATGGTGGCCGTGGTGTTAGCGCTGCTTTTGATCGGTTATGGCACCGTAAAAATGGCCGGCTGGATTCGCGGCTTGAACCGCTGGTTCCTGAAGTTCAGTTTTTTAAGTCTTTCCCGCCGTGCGGGGGCGAGTCTTGCGATCTTTGTGGCGCTGGGTTTAGGTGCTTTGCTGATCAATATTCTGCCGCAGCTGAAGAACTCGTTGCAGGCGGAGTTCCAGCTGGATGCCAACAGCAAGATCCCGTCACTGTTTATGTTCGATATTCAGGATGAACAATGGACGGGTCTTGAAAAGATTCTGGCGGATCGTGAAGTGAAGCCTTTGGGCAGATCTCCGCTGGTGCGCGCGCGTATTCTGAAAGTGAACGATCAGGATTATGAAAGAAAGCTCGACACCCAGGGATTTAAAACCCGTGAAGAAGAGCGTGAAGCCCGCTTCCGCAACCGCGGGATGAATCTGTCCTTCCGTGAAGGTCTTTCTGATTCCGAAATCATGATTGATGGCCGGCCGTTCTCGGGTCCTTTTGATCCGGAAAAACAAAAGCGCGCCGAGTTGTCGGTGGAAACCCGCTTTGCCGACCGCATGGGCTTTAAGATTGGTGATGTCCTGGTCTTTGACGTTCAGGGCGTGGAAGTGGAAGGCGAAATCATCAACCTGCGCAAGGTGAAGTGGACAAGCTTCCAGCCGAATTTCTTTATTATGGTGCAAAACGGTGTTTTGAACGAAGCCCCGAAAAGCTGGATTGCAGCGATTCCGTTCCTGCCAGAACAGCAAAGATCTGAACTGCAAAATGCCATTGCCAAGGAATTTTCCAACGTGTCGGTTATTGATGTTGTGCGCACGGTGGATGATGTCTTAAAGACCGCCGAAAAAATGAGCTGGTCCCTGGAGCTGATGGCGGGCCTGGCGCTTTTGACCGGATATATCGTGCTGTTTTCGATCGTGCGCAGTCAGATCAAGCTGCGCCGTTGGGAGCTGAACATGCTAAAAATTCTCGGCGCCAGCTGGGGAGAGGTCGCAAGCTTCATTCTGACCGAATTTGCCTTCCTCGCATTTATCGCCTCGTTCTTTGGGGCGGCGCTGAGTGTGGTGGTGAGTTTTGCTCTGAATACATTCATCTTTGAAAGTGACTTTAAATTCTCGCTGGTGCAGCCGCTGCTGTCGGTGCTGATTATCACGACGTTAAGTCTGGTGATCTCGTTCCTGGCCAGTCTGGATATCGTGCGTGAAAGCGCCCTGAGCATCCTGCGGGAAGAAAAATAG
- a CDS encoding L-threonylcarbamoyladenylate synthase, with the protein MLTPNEALAKAKIILEEGGVIGFPTETVYGLAARIDIPSAIEKIFTTKERPFFDPLIVHVASIEQAKKVTAFWGPASQALAEAFWPGPLTMVLPRDPSVNAMITSGLESVGIRMPNHPLALELLQQVGVPLAAPSANKFGRTSPTSASHVRVEFKNENVFVVDGGDCEIGIESTVLLVRHRPEGVVLSILRRGHILKSDLARVLEEKGLAYEFIEQVDKRESPGHMKHHYMPPVPMVVCLDPSRSPESVLMEVNEKIGELPDEIESIKIIKPKAGIHSYEILKLSEDPLLATREFYGHLREVAARGKDCILFYREAHQTGERWESLFDRLNKAASLIV; encoded by the coding sequence ATGTTGACGCCGAACGAGGCCTTGGCCAAAGCCAAAATCATTCTGGAAGAAGGGGGAGTCATCGGCTTCCCCACCGAGACCGTTTACGGTCTGGCGGCCCGTATTGATATCCCTTCGGCCATCGAAAAGATCTTTACCACCAAAGAACGTCCGTTTTTTGATCCTTTGATCGTTCATGTGGCGTCTATTGAACAGGCGAAGAAGGTCACAGCCTTCTGGGGACCGGCGTCCCAGGCTCTGGCTGAAGCTTTCTGGCCGGGTCCGCTGACCATGGTGCTGCCAAGGGATCCTTCCGTAAATGCGATGATCACTTCGGGTCTTGAATCCGTGGGTATTCGCATGCCAAATCACCCGCTGGCTTTGGAGCTGTTGCAGCAGGTGGGTGTGCCTTTGGCAGCCCCCAGTGCCAACAAGTTCGGTCGCACGTCGCCGACGTCGGCTTCGCATGTGCGCGTGGAATTCAAAAATGAAAACGTTTTCGTGGTTGATGGTGGCGATTGTGAAATCGGCATCGAATCCACAGTCTTGTTGGTTCGTCACCGTCCGGAAGGTGTGGTGCTGTCGATTCTTCGCCGCGGGCATATTCTGAAATCAGATCTTGCACGCGTGCTGGAAGAAAAAGGCCTGGCTTATGAATTCATCGAGCAGGTCGACAAGCGCGAATCCCCGGGACATATGAAGCATCACTATATGCCGCCAGTTCCGATGGTGGTGTGTCTGGATCCATCCCGCAGCCCGGAAAGTGTGTTGATGGAAGTGAATGAAAAGATCGGTGAATTGCCGGATGAAATTGAAAGCATCAAGATCATCAAACCCAAAGCGGGGATTCATTCCTATGAAATCCTGAAGCTGTCGGAAGATCCATTGCTGGCAACGCGTGAATTCTATGGTCACTTGCGTGAAGTGGCCGCACGCGGGAAAGATTGCATTTTGTTTTACCGCGAAGCCCACCAGACCGGTGAGCGCTGGGAATCCCTGTTTGACCGCCTGAATAAAGCGGCGTCTCTTATTGTCTGA
- a CDS encoding cation:proton antiporter — MKLFLFIAAGLILSPTLLNIPKTETVSLMGTIAAYVFLFAAGLELSLKKTLAHVKEASWISVGAFIFPLIAGYIGALYLLPEGSNTLFVATAMAVSALPVIIQLLKEANLYTTNLGRLIVSAATLCDILAWIMFSFLLPPQNMGPWIASHLPVFVFMAGLFISDWNLISEKHIEQLESITRWVFAPVFFVTIGWGLNLAQHFDARQVAIVTLIAFAGKIIGSYAVSRWRKFNHTDSMTIGLSLNARGAMEILMATFGLKAGLIDMTLFTSLVAMAIITSMVPALTFRLQRKLRQ, encoded by the coding sequence ATGAAATTGTTTCTGTTTATTGCTGCGGGTTTGATCTTAAGCCCGACCCTGCTGAATATTCCCAAAACCGAAACTGTTTCCTTGATGGGAACAATCGCGGCTTATGTATTTCTATTTGCCGCGGGTTTAGAGCTAAGTCTTAAAAAAACTCTGGCCCATGTGAAAGAAGCTTCCTGGATCAGTGTGGGGGCTTTCATCTTTCCATTGATTGCCGGGTATATCGGTGCCCTGTATCTGCTTCCGGAAGGCAGCAACACCTTGTTCGTGGCAACCGCCATGGCCGTTTCCGCGTTGCCGGTAATCATCCAGCTTTTAAAAGAAGCAAACCTTTACACCACCAACCTGGGCCGCCTGATCGTCAGCGCGGCCACCTTGTGTGACATTCTGGCGTGGATCATGTTCTCGTTCCTGCTGCCGCCACAAAATATGGGACCATGGATTGCCTCCCATCTGCCGGTGTTTGTCTTTATGGCGGGACTTTTCATTTCAGACTGGAATTTGATTTCTGAAAAGCACATCGAACAGCTTGAAAGTATCACCCGCTGGGTGTTTGCTCCGGTGTTTTTCGTCACCATTGGCTGGGGCCTGAATCTGGCGCAGCACTTTGATGCCCGTCAGGTGGCGATTGTGACGTTGATTGCTTTTGCTGGAAAGATCATCGGATCCTACGCGGTTTCCCGCTGGCGCAAGTTCAATCACACGGACAGCATGACCATCGGACTGTCACTGAATGCCCGGGGCGCCATGGAAATTCTGATGGCCACCTTCGGCTTGAAAGCCGGACTGATCGACATGACTTTGTTCACAAGCCTTGTTGCCATGGCGATTATCACCTCCATGGTCCCTGCTTTAACCTTCCGTTTGCAAAGAAAACTCAGACAATAA
- a CDS encoding GNAT family N-acetyltransferase — protein MINSLAYASLERVSTNLQSFYQLRLNRIHKFKAKIHIQSEVGPFEIKTVTDVEELKEALTLRYEVFHREMQGKKAPTGVDVDEFDFDCDHLIIKEKRSNRIVGTYRLNCSLFTDEFYSGKEFMMNGILAQPGVKLELGRACIHKDFRRGVLISLLWRGIAEYMAASDSKMLFGCATVKTDDPRDAALLTRYFEEEGRIVPGLRTRPTLAFTMPMLNHFLEEVRSPLTETQRAQAEELLPPLCRAYLKAGAYIGGEPAWDREFQCIDFLTILHREDLNRTLWKRFKLDSAES, from the coding sequence ATGATCAACTCTCTGGCTTACGCAAGTCTTGAGCGAGTTTCCACGAATCTGCAGTCTTTCTATCAACTGCGTCTGAATCGCATCCATAAATTCAAAGCCAAGATCCATATTCAGTCAGAAGTGGGTCCTTTTGAAATAAAAACGGTGACCGATGTTGAAGAACTGAAAGAAGCACTGACTTTGCGTTACGAGGTCTTCCACCGTGAAATGCAGGGTAAGAAAGCCCCGACAGGGGTGGACGTCGATGAATTTGACTTCGACTGTGACCACCTGATCATCAAAGAAAAGCGCAGCAATCGGATCGTGGGAACCTATAGACTGAACTGCTCTTTGTTCACTGACGAATTTTATTCCGGCAAAGAGTTCATGATGAATGGAATTCTGGCCCAGCCGGGTGTGAAGCTTGAGCTGGGGCGCGCCTGCATTCACAAGGATTTCCGCCGCGGGGTTTTGATCTCGCTTTTGTGGCGCGGGATTGCTGAATACATGGCAGCCTCTGATTCCAAAATGCTTTTTGGTTGCGCGACGGTGAAGACGGATGATCCCCGCGATGCAGCCCTGTTGACCCGGTACTTTGAAGAGGAAGGGCGTATTGTGCCGGGGCTTCGCACCCGACCGACGCTGGCCTTTACAATGCCGATGCTGAATCACTTTTTAGAAGAAGTCCGAAGCCCTCTCACGGAGACTCAGAGAGCCCAGGCTGAGGAACTTCTTCCCCCTTTGTGCCGCGCTTACTTGAAGGCCGGAGCTTATATCGGCGGGGAGCCTGCATGGGATCGTGAATTCCAGTGCATTGACTTCTTGACGATTCTTCATCGGGAAGATTTAAATAGGACCCTGTGGAAGCGATTCAAGCTGGACTCCGCGGAGTCCTAA
- a CDS encoding lysophospholipid acyltransferase family protein — protein sequence MEAIQAGLRGVLKLTVFVLIILTFMLCSYICHLVVRDPQKRLQRFSNNSRFFSGLILKVFNLDLTVINKPANDQKCLIVSNHMGFVDILMLASCSPMLFVTSNEMRETPFLGLLTEMGGCIYVERRSRTKILDEMKSIVNALRAGFRVVLYPEATSTNGERVLPFKKTLMMAAAQAGVPIQPVVINFREVNGEDFSLKWRDHLCWYGDIPFATSMWKSAILKSVKGEIEFLEPIYSTTDDDRGLIADKAHAAISAKFVPVKGLPTEPQPPAEMQADPT from the coding sequence GTGGAAGCGATTCAAGCTGGACTCCGCGGAGTCCTAAAACTTACTGTCTTTGTTCTGATTATCCTGACATTCATGTTGTGTTCGTACATCTGTCATCTGGTGGTGCGCGACCCGCAGAAAAGGCTTCAGCGTTTTTCAAATAACTCCCGCTTTTTCTCAGGCCTGATTCTGAAGGTTTTCAATCTGGATCTGACTGTTATCAACAAGCCAGCAAATGATCAAAAATGTCTGATCGTTTCCAATCACATGGGCTTCGTTGATATTCTGATGCTGGCGTCCTGCAGTCCGATGCTGTTTGTGACTTCCAATGAAATGCGTGAAACCCCATTCCTGGGTCTTTTGACCGAGATGGGTGGTTGCATTTACGTTGAGCGCCGCAGTCGCACGAAAATTCTGGATGAAATGAAGTCCATCGTAAACGCCCTGCGCGCAGGATTCCGCGTGGTGCTTTATCCGGAAGCGACGTCCACCAATGGTGAGCGTGTGCTGCCGTTCAAAAAAACTTTGATGATGGCGGCGGCGCAAGCCGGGGTGCCGATTCAACCGGTGGTGATCAACTTCCGTGAAGTGAACGGTGAAGACTTCAGCCTGAAGTGGCGTGATCATCTTTGCTGGTATGGGGATATCCCGTTTGCGACCTCCATGTGGAAGTCTGCGATTCTGAAATCCGTAAAGGGCGAGATCGAGTTTCTGGAGCCTATCTACTCGACCACGGATGATGATCGTGGCCTGATTGCTGACAAAGCCCACGCGGCTATTTCCGCCAAGTTTGTTCCGGTGAAGGGCTTGCCCACGGAACCCCAGCCTCCAGCCGAGATGCAGGCAGATCCGACTTGA